The genomic DNA CCAGCGATTTGTAAAGCCTTCCGCTCGGTTCGTCTCCCAAAACGTACGACAACACTTTGGCCGCAGCGTATTCTTCGTGGCTGCCGGCGGGGATGTGATAGACAGCCCCCACCCATTGGACATCGCCGACGCGGCGGAGCACGACGGTTCGTTCACCATCTTGTGGCGGTTCGACGGTATAGGTGCGATCGATCGGGGTGTCGGGGGTTTCGAGCGAGCCGAAGTACTTTTGCAGGTACTCGAGCGCTTTGTCGGGATCAAATTGTCCCGCCACGGTGACCAGAACGTTGTCGGGACGGTAGTACTTCTTGTAGAAACGACGAAGGTTGACCACTGGCACACGTTCGATATCGCTGCGGTTGCCGATCGTGCTCTTGCCATAGTTGTGCCATTCGTAGGCGGCCGATTGCATGCGTTGCATCAGAATCCGGCTGGGATCGTTCTCGCCACTCTCGAACTCGCTGCGGACGACCGACATCTCGCTGGCCAGATCCTCTCCCTTGATCGTGCTGTTGACCAAGCGATCGGCTTCCAAGCGGAGCGCGAACTCAAGGTTCTCGTCGCTGGCGGGGAGCGTTTCGTAGTAGTTTGTGCGATCGGTCCAAGTGGTGCCGTTGAAGCGGGCGCCGTGATCTTGTAGCAACTTGGGGATCTCGGGGTGCGATGGAGTCCCTTTGAACAACATGTGTTCCAACAGGTGAGCCATCCCGGCTTCACCGTAGCCTTCGTGCCGCGAACCGACGAAGATCGTTACGTTCACCGTCACAACCGGTTTCGACGGATCGGGAAACAAGAGGACCTTGCATCCGTTGTCGAGTTTATATTCGCTGATTCCTTCGATTTCCGTAACTTTCATGGGGCCCTCGCCAAACGTGTGGGGCGCACAAATGGCCATCAGGGCAACAAGGCCCGTCAACAAAAAGGTTGTGCGATTCACAGTGGTATCCTTATTTCGAATCGTAATTTGCGGAACGCGCTTGCGCAGCAGCGCTTCCGATTGTATCGCGGCACCGCTTTGCTTCCTATCTAACTGACGCTGCTGGCACGCGTTAATCAACATGATAACCGCGCTGGTCCAATTCGGCCTCCAGCGTCTTGCGAACGTGATACTCCCCGTGGACCAGACGGATCCGGTACGGTTTTTCGGTGAATCCGGCGACGAACCGCAGCAGGTCGCGTTGGTCGGCATGGGCCGAGTAGCCGCTCAGTTGATGCACATCCGCACGGATCTGGTATTTGCGACCGTCCAGCCGCACCCAGTCGCTGCCGCGTTGGATGTAGCTGCCTGGAGTGCCACGCGCCTGGTAGCCGCAGAAGACGATGTCGGTGGTCGGTTCGCCGATCAGACGCCGCAAATAGTTCATCACCCGGCCGCCGGTGCACATCCCGCTGCCCGCAACGACGACCGCCGGGAGTTTGTGTTTGACCAGTTGGTCGAGCGTCGCGAGGTGTTCTTGATGATCGCCGACGGTGGTCAGGTTTTCGAAGACCAGCGGTTGGTCGTCGGTCTTGAGAACTCCTTGAGCCTCCGCCGACCAGAATTCTTGCAAGTCGTCGTAGATCTGCGTGAACCGGCTGGCCAGCGGGGAGTCGACGATCACATCGACCTGCTTCATTAGACTGCGTCCCTGTTGTTTCTGGATCGCTTCAAAGATCCCGTTCATTTCGAACAGGATGTCCTGGGTTCGGCCGAGGCTGAAGGCCGGGATGATCGTGACTCCTTTGTCTGCCAGCGTTTTCCGCAAGACGGTTTCCAGTCGCGATTGGCGGTCGGCTCGCCCCTCGTGAATTCGGTCGCCATAGGTGCTCTCCATGACCAGCAGGTCGGCCCGTTCGGGCGAGGAAAACTCCGTCAACAGTGGCGCGTGCCGAGGTCCCAGGTCGCCCGAAAAGACCGCCATCTGGCCGTTGGGCAACTCAACTTCGAAGATCGTCGACCCTAAAACGTGCCCGGCAGGACGGAGCCGCAACTTGCAGCCCCCTTGGATCGGATGCCACTGGTGATAGGGGAGCGGTTGCAGGAGTTTGGCGATCTTGTCGTTGAATTTGTCGATCAGTCGCTGGTTCCGCGTAAACCCAATCTTCAGGGCGTCCTGCATTACCAACGGCAGCAACCGCGCCGTCGGCCCGCTGCAATAGATCGGCTGTTCGAACCCGGCGGCGATCAGATGTGGGATCCGACCGCAGTGATCGATGTGAACATGGGTCAACAGCAGCGATTCAATACCTCGCAGCGAGAACTTGATCTCCGGGTTGGGATGGTCGCGGGCATCGTCTCCCTGAAAGGTCCCGCAATCGACCAAAAGGCTATGCTCGTCGTCGGTCCACAGCTGGTGACACGAGCCGGTGACCCCTAAGTGACCACCGTGATGGATCA from Rosistilla carotiformis includes the following:
- a CDS encoding MBL fold metallo-hydrolase RNA specificity domain-containing protein produces the protein MKLIHHGGHLGVTGSCHQLWTDDEHSLLVDCGTFQGDDARDHPNPEIKFSLRGIESLLLTHVHIDHCGRIPHLIAAGFEQPIYCSGPTARLLPLVMQDALKIGFTRNQRLIDKFNDKIAKLLQPLPYHQWHPIQGGCKLRLRPAGHVLGSTIFEVELPNGQMAVFSGDLGPRHAPLLTEFSSPERADLLVMESTYGDRIHEGRADRQSRLETVLRKTLADKGVTIIPAFSLGRTQDILFEMNGIFEAIQKQQGRSLMKQVDVIVDSPLASRFTQIYDDLQEFWSAEAQGVLKTDDQPLVFENLTTVGDHQEHLATLDQLVKHKLPAVVVAGSGMCTGGRVMNYLRRLIGEPTTDIVFCGYQARGTPGSYIQRGSDWVRLDGRKYQIRADVHQLSGYSAHADQRDLLRFVAGFTEKPYRIRLVHGEYHVRKTLEAELDQRGYHVD